The Nothobranchius furzeri strain GRZ-AD chromosome 8, NfurGRZ-RIMD1, whole genome shotgun sequence sequence TCTTTGAGAAAGCACGCGTTTATTAAACTTTTATTCCAGACACAAGtccataaaaatgaaaaacaacaTAAATAATTGTGAGAATAAAAGATCAGCAATCCGGAAAACACAATTTAAAGTTGATTCTTTGCCAAGCAGTCTGTTAGGCGTCAACACAACACTGACTCATTCATaaagtgtaggagacttttttaaGTGCCTGACTGAATCAAAGGTCAGATTTAAGTAGCTTAACAAACATTCAAATggcaaagaaatgtgtgttagaaAGAATGAGGTGCTGGACTGAAAGCCAGTGAGAAAGCAGCCACAGTTCCAAGAAAACCTCTGAAGGACGCTCGGAAATCCTGGAGAACTGTTGATTAGGATCACTTTAAACAGTTACAAGACAGTTTGGAAGGAAAATATAAAGAAAAAACAAATTTTGCACAGTCTTATAAATTCCCGTTAAACTCTTTACTGCAGTGATGCcgacgttgtaccggtctgtcgtagtgaagagagagctgagccagaaggcgaagctctcatttTACCGGTCTGTTctggttcctaccctcacctatgatcacgagctttgggtagtgactgaaagaatgagatcgcggatacaagcgtccaaaattagttttctccacagggtgtctgggttcgcccttagagataggatgagaagctcggtcatccgggaggggcttggtgtagacccgctgctcctccacttcgAGAGGAGCCACTTGAGGTGGCTGTGgcgtctgattaggatgcctcctggacgcctccctggtgaggttttccaggcatgtccaatgaGGAGGAGAGCTAATGgatacccaggacacgctggagggcctatgtctctcgcctggccagggaacgccttggagttcccccagaagagccagtccaagtagctggggagggaAATCTGGGCTTCTCGACTTTCGTAAAGTTCATTTACTTGAAGTTTTATTTCTGCTGCCCATTCATCTCTGTGACCCACTGAAACATTTGCACACTTGGAGAAATTGAAAAACACGAGGCTTCCACACCAGCGCTGGCTCCACTCTGCCTAGATAGGGTAGGAAGTGTTCACATCCGCATAGCCACTGGttgtcttttcagccctcttcccaacgCGGTCTACTTCGAGCTGAACTGGTCAGGCGGAACACACCCACTGCCGACTAGTTGGCCGGCTCAAATTCATACCTGCCGCTAGAgggagcctccgattggtggatagaatcagccAGCGGGGCTTCTCGCATGTGCATTTTATTATCATTCTTGATATTCTGGAATAAAcaaacctctgactgaagccattccttgttctctgtctctctgaagcccccttcagacaggccatgaaaaacggaaatgttccggactctgtccgtaagacttttgtgtctgaatacaaacatccggataaccttttccgtaattaaaccggacaaagcccctagtaacaggaccggacttgtcacggacagggtcgctgcttcagactggtgggaTCAAGtttcggacagggaggagggggaggaggaggggaccaggggacgctgtgcgcacctagatagctcgctcctgtagcatgcggcgaaccatggcagctcgcctcctacggtaccgtctcctagacgcgacggagcacttcacactgcttccgtgattcctttattaacaattgagcttcatcatccaggtctcttatgcatcctcgtgtgcgcagaattatgcttaacataagtccgatcagtgagaggagctctatctcttcgtctgccatgtttgactgaatagctttgtttgggtaaatgacgcatgtacgcccgccgttaaaaaccggactgaattgtccacacatatcccAGAATGTCATTCTGAAAAGGGCttgagtaacacacacacacacacacacacaaagacagagCTTTCAGGCTTGAGCTGCACCGCAGGAGGACAGAGACAGCAGTCTGGATGCAATATCAGAGTCAGTCTCTGAAAGCAACACTGCTTACtgcatttgtttaatttaagggCGACACCGCATACTTCCCTGTGCACCTTTTGCCCCAccgacatggacgtaattttggggacaggggggacatgtcccccccactttttccaaagtcaagttttgacccctgcactttttaccatccaaaaacaacattacgctatattaaattgacactggttgagctctaggaccaagcagaaaacaaccgtttgtgttgaagcctgtttccccttagaacatattgtaatgataccccccccccccccccccccccgtgtcccccccacttctaaagtgaaaattacatccttgCCCACCGATGTCCTGGGAAATGTGCTCATGACATCTCCGATACCTTCACGCCAATTTTGAAGACCGGCCATATGCTCCGTCACGTCCGCATTCCTAAGGATGTGTGGAAGGATGGGGCGGGCTGGGACCGACTGCGCGGAGGGGAGCCGGCTCTAGTGTCCTAGTTTCCATATGACAGTGAAACTCTAAAATTGTTAATCAGCTGATGTTTCAAAGTAAATCCGTGTTTTATTTACATTTGGCACTTTTGGAAGAAGGTGTGCATTCTCCTAAAGTTTCTTAATGCTGTGGCTTTTGTGCCTCTCAGGGACCCGTATCTGATCGCTCTGCGCTCTGTCACTTTGCCCACTCACCCTCCCACGGAAGACTACACCAGGGGAGAGGTTCTCTGCGCAGGCTTCACTATCTGTGAGGAGTTCTCTGCTGTCACCAAGGTTGTTCAGGCCAGATTAGGTTAATCCAACACTGGCTAATCTGCATCTTTAACCTGTGTGTTTTCGGTTTCAGCTCACCTACTACAACCAGGCCACACCAGGCGTCCTGCCCTACATCTCCACAGACATTGCTGGCCTTTCCTCCAGCTTCTACAGCATATTTTCTGCCTGCAGCAAGTTCCTGGAGGCTAACACAGACGGCGTCTGTGCTCAGCCGCCCTCTTCGTtttagcacaagaagtcccattaAGAGAATTGAGGAGCATCATCATCTCACTGTTTCAATTCTGCTATGGAGGTGCTGGGTTCTGTGATGAAAGCAGCTGGGCCTCATGGAGATGAAAGCAGTTGTGGACTTGTTATTTCTGCATATTTAACAGAAGGAATTAGTTCTGAAAATGAACAAATGATTTTATGCCAGGTTTTATTGTAGCCAGAATGTTATGAAAACTTGTTTTTTGTTTAGATTTATTGATAAAGAGCACATGGTTGTAAATATGTAGCACAGATTCAGGACTGACGGCCATGTTTGTTAATGTCATGCCAGTTTAACTGATTTTAAAAGGTTTTAAACTAAAATATCTGAGTCATCTTAATGCATTTTAacttatttaaataaattaattggtTTATCTGCACATTTAGTGTTGGATGAACACGTGTATTGTAAAGAAAGTGTATAGTTTTGCAGAAATGCACTCAAATTGATTTTACAGTGTTAGATGTGGCAGATGAATGATTTAACCTGCAGAATAAACAGTCATCATGCTGAGGATTGTATTCACTCTTGTTtgtgtgcacccccccccccccccaccaccaccactttgCATTCTTGACTTAACCGTTTTTGCGAAAGCAAAATAGTCTGAAGTTGTATTCTGCTTTGCGATTGTTGCAATTTCAGAAATGTAGGTTGAAATTGTCGCACTCTGTTTTGCTTAACTTTTTTCACAAatgcagaaaaaataaaaatgtgaccaaaaaaataaaacaccttcTGAAATCTTTTAATCCTCAGTATAATGTGAGCAATGGCAGAAACACTGTACTTACAAAAACCAAACCTGTTCAAAACAATCCAGCAAAACAAGTCTTAATACGAAGCAGCCCCCTACATAAATCCAGTCAGCATATCACCTTCCAGTAAAAATACATAAAGTGCTGACACTTGACTCCCAGCAGGCCTCTATGCGTGTCGCCCCTGCTTAGTATTAATGGTCAGATTGATTTTGCAATATTTTATCTACAGATTAAAATgttaataaacatgaaaatagtgttCAGTTAATGTTTCATTTTTTGGACTTGATATCTCATATCTGAATCCTCAAGAGAAAACTAAAGTGGTTCTTGCATCAGACTGAAAAAGATGTTTTGATGCTCCTGGTGATTTGGAACTCTGGGGAGTAAAGCATTTTCTTTTGGGTTTCTTCTAGTTGTGCTCACTCCTACTAGATTCTCCTGCTTTGTTAGGAAGACACTGACTTGTTGGATGAAGGTCCAAGCCACATAATGGGAACTTCTACACGTTGTGTGCTCTTCAAAGACAAGAGGACAATTCAGAGCTGCACACCGATTTTAATATTCACATATTTTCCTCTTTACGCGGTGTTTGCTTTAACTTTTTTTTCGTTTTAACGGACGTTCAACAACTTAAAAAAAACTCATTTTCAGGGTTTAACGTCTTGAAGTTCAGAAGTCTTCTTTTAACGAATGTTCAGTAAACACAACCAATCACGTGAccaaacccggaagtaagaaacaaaaacaaagtgtaGCTCCTGACTGTGAAAAATCAATTAAAAGGAACGCAATAAGCTCAACACCGGGTCTGTTTTCCTCCATATTTATTGCGCCAGTATGAGCCAGGACCATATCAGCAAACTACAAACTGCAACAAGGGAAAAGCTCAGGAAATTCAACTCTCTGCGCGGTGAGTTAGGCTTCATGTCTCTGTGAATGTGCGCACTGGAGCTTAGTGAAACTAAAACCTTTTCTATTTCCTAAAGGTCGAGAGGTTCGTCCGGGGGAGTTTTGGGATGTGGTGGTTGTGACTGCTGTGGACGGGAGTCAGAAAGAAGCCTATGAGCTTCAAATCAGAGAGAAGGTGGCCAGAAGAGAGCTCCCCCTTGGAGCTCACTACTTGGTCGTCTCAGATCCTCCTGGATCCAAAATAGGTCTGTGAACCAGTCAGACGCGTCTGTAGGACATGGATGAATCTCATTTAActtcttgttttctttttaagGAAATGGAGGCTCCACCCTGTGTGCTGTGAAACAACTGAATGAAATCTATGGAAAAGCTTTGAGCGAGCTGAGAATAGTCCTGATTCATGCAGGTTCACATCCATCTTTCCATTTTAATTTCTTATTCATGTTTTGAATGTCTTAAACAGATTTACGCCAAACaatttttctaaatgtttttgatTATTTGGGAAATTATCCCCGagatattatttatattttatattagtTCAGTGTTTAGACCATTGTCCTGTCCCAGTCCGTTATATGGTTTTCCCTTGTGCAGcggtctgttacggctgatttctttactgtactttctgcttcttgttttgctgctctttggTGTCTTTggtttgtttctttctcacactcctttctgtgttcatttgtttgTGTGTTGAGGTGGCGTCtggtttcttttatatattttttattgcagagtttgccatATCATataaaaactagggatgcacgatcaggttttttgctgccgatcactgataccgatatcaaagaatgctgatcaccgataccgatcacatgAATTGGCCAGAAATTGTCTACAACATTATaacgagtgctacaaactacataatctgggaataaaggaaatgtaacctaatctaaaatggtctgtattagggttgtcacggtgtgaaaatttaacctcatggttattgtgaccaaaattaccacggttttcggtattattgcggtattttttttaaacgtgctacattttcacacaattaaataaaccctgtatgtcaggacatattgtcctcagtttgtgtctaaatttgcttaaaatgtgttattttgtaattatgttgtttatttgtttacattttttccctttagtctttaaaataccaatatttgcccataacttcttattttatgtctgtttgatgtcatcattttaaaaatattagagcaGATGATacgcagtactcaagtagccttctaatcagatacttttttacccttacttgagtaataaaccctatatcaggaaaatattgtcctctgtttgtgtccttccagtgagctttgcagatgtgggaaaatgtcatcaggcagtaatcattgttaaattcataattattctcggagagagaccaactcttatctgcccctgggagccccgtaatgcatagcgtcatttcaacatgggggtgtccgcgacacggtttatatgcaggtagcggcgctgcggctgctttatatagcgacttgttgcattctacctcaacccaaatcctcggatcacgcattttagctaaaacgctaacgttagcttgccttgcgttgactgtagagttgtgggtgatggtcacgcagatgtgtcatgagatttgaagtgttgctgcctttcacagacacttttcctgcacgtgctgcaaacaggacagccgtcttctatcaactgtccctcggcattcttcaaatatccaaaagatgcccgtacttcccactttgtcttctttgagggataaaaaagtcctcctgagcactgctgtctcctcctttggccattatttcagctttagcttcaagaaagttttggttgtaaacagcaaagcgtgcatgtgccgccggcaacttcagcagatgatacggtggctggtaagggtcaccgtgcctacaccgcagccacggtaaacccaccgagataatattgtttttttttttaaacaagacggttattattattgtcaacttttttttaccggggtttaccgctacaccggttaccgtgacaaccctacctgatcggtctgctttgatctattttgaaaactccgatcaaaaccgataggggcgctatcggccgattgggatcaaatgccgatccatcggtgcgtccctaataaaaacaatataatggactgggaaacCATTAATGGACTTGGTCAAAAAcatggatcataaacaccgaacaacaaaacttTACCTCtgatctgtcatattttggcaTTTTGTGAGAGAGGAGATAAAGTTGAAGAGTTTGATGGGTAATATGTGTATGTTATGTAAAGGTTAGGTCACTAAGGACTCTTGAGTAAAAACCGATACCAATATTTTCCGATATTAAATTTTAAGGCCAATATCGTCTGATAATATTGGTAGACCGATAATATTAGACATGCCTGAATGTGAGAAATGCAGGTTTAACACGTCATAAGCTTAGAAATGcgcatgtcccaacccactttAGCATCAGCAATATATAGACGTTGGTGGCAGAAATGCTAGCTACAGAACACTAGGCCGAGCTAATGCTAGTTTGCTAAGAAGAAAGTTGGAGCTTCACTCACATTCCACTGGGAATATTCAGATTATAAATGAATGCCATATAGTTTCATAGCTCGTGTTCCTGATCTCTTCATCCCTTGCTCGTCCAAACGCCCACACTGCATCgtatttggccatttatcaggacTCCTGGGttattgtgagccccaacaaagtttctaTATGCTATATTAACCTCTTTCATAAAACTAAAGCTGCCAGTTTGCTTCAAAGCTGAGGCAGCACCAGGGAGCCTACGGTTCACAGGTGGTCATGCTGTGGCGGGAAAGTGGCGTGATGATGTGCTTTTCACAAAAGGTTACTGGATTTTGGTTTAAAGGAGGTGTGGGGGCGGTCTCTGAGCTGTCACGGACTTCCTTTtagcttggacataacttgctttttattacaATTGAAGTCAGCTGAACGGGTTTTAGGAGCTTGGCGTTAATTCCACTCGTGATCAAGAtaccctctgttgcaccaagccGTAATCTTCACTCACAAGTCTGTCGGTGAAGCAATATTATTACCAAGCTTACGTGTTTTGGTTCTTATTGTCACAGAGTACTAAAAACTTTGTTTTTACCTTTCTGGCTGACACTTGGCTCCAGTGGGAAAAATGGAAGCAGAAAAGCAACACTGACTGAACTCGACAAAGAAACTACCAACAAGCTTGGTGGCATGAAGGCAGCAAATTAGCCACATTGCCTTTCGTAAGACACACCATGgcggcagtattacgctgatttgccaccatggtgtgtcttatgaaatCGACTACTGAGGTTCGAAGAACAGTTTCCAGTTGTAAAAAAAGTTCTTTGTtggaacttcaatatgaatctgaatCAATTAACTTGTTAACAGGTAAGAAGGAATTATAGAACAGTATTTAAATTGATTTAAGAATAATCATGCATATCCATTCCTGAACAAGGTTCAAATTATACAGCTGTTAAAAATAAGAAATTCATCGATAAAACCAAAGTTTAAGCAGACATGAAGGGCATATTTTGAACCTGTTCATTTTtcatttgaattatttttattaaaaagtAAGAGCTGCAGAATTACAAATCACAAGAACTGTTCCGGTTCTACGGGTAACGTTCTGTGCTACATGGAGCATTTTGTTGTTATCCAGGTGGGTTCAGTCAGCGGCTTCCCAGTGCCAGCGCTCTGGGAAAGATCTTCATGGCTCTACCGCTGGGTGAGCCCATCTACCAGATGTTGGAGCTCAAACTAGCCATGTACGTGGATTTCCCCTCGCAGATGAAACCTGGCATCCTGGTGACCTGTGCGGATGACATTGAGCTCTACAGCATTGGCAAGGAAGAGCGAGTGAGGTTTGATAAGCCTGGTTTTACAGCTTTAGCCCATCCCTCCTCCCTTTCAGTGGGAACAACCCATGGGGTGTTTGTCTTGGATCCGCGTGAAAAGTGTTCCTACCTGGAAATGGAGAACACTTCCTGTCTGTGCTTTCTGCACAAGCCGAGCGTCAGTAAGATGAGAGGCAGCGGGGCTGTTTGTAAGCAGCAGAGTGGATTGTTTTCTGTGTCTGATAGTGAGTTTGTTTACACCGACAGCACCTATTATGTAGACTTTGACACTGCAGAGTCTCTTCTGAACCTGCTGACTGAGTTGGGGCCCTTGAGCTGTGAGATTGATGCTTATGGAGACTTTCTTCAAGCTTTAGGCCCCAAAGCCACAGTAGAGTACACCAACAACACCACTAATGTCACCAAAGAGGAGAGCAATCTGGTAGAAATCCGACAAAAGATATTCCACCTTCTCAGAGGAACTCCTCTGAATGTGATCCTCCTGAACAACTCCAAGTTCTATCACGTAGGAACCACCTCTGAGTACCTGTTTCACCTGACTGAGGACGAGGTGCTGAGGACTGAGCTCGGTCTCCTGTCGTCTGCCTTCAGTGTGAACATGAGTGAAGACTCCTCTGGCTCCTGCATCATGTACAGCATCCTCGATCCCAGCTGCTCCGTGGGAGCCGGATCAGTGGTGGAGTACTCCAGACTGGGAGCGGGTGTGTCTGTAGGTGGGGGCTCCATCATCAGCAGCTGCTGGATCGGGCCGGGTGAGTCCGTGCCAGCTGGAGTCTTCATGCACTCTGTGTGTGTGAACCACCAGGAGCAAACTGGGTTTGTTACCATCTTCTTTGGGATTAAAGACAACTTGAAGCACAGTGTGCATGCTCCTGCATTTATGGAGGAGCTGAGGTTTTTCGGATTCACTTTGTCAAAGTGTCTCTCCTTCTGGGAGATGGATAACGAGTCCCTGAGGTTCTCTGGtggcagctgtagtttgtggaatGTTTGTATGTTTCCTGTTTGTTGTGACCAGCGAAGCTCCTTCTCCGTGTCTCTGAAGATGCTGCAGGCCATCCTGGGGGGCTCCACAAGCCTCCCACCCGAAAATACAAAGTTTATGTCGATGCAGGAGTGTTTAGAGAGTAAGAACCTGGACGAGATGTTGGAGctcag is a genomic window containing:
- the fpgt gene encoding fucose-1-phosphate guanylyltransferase, translating into MSQDHISKLQTATREKLRKFNSLRGREVRPGEFWDVVVVTAVDGSQKEAYELQIREKVARRELPLGAHYLVVSDPPGSKIGNGGSTLCAVKQLNEIYGKALSELRIVLIHAGGFSQRLPSASALGKIFMALPLGEPIYQMLELKLAMYVDFPSQMKPGILVTCADDIELYSIGKEERVRFDKPGFTALAHPSSLSVGTTHGVFVLDPREKCSYLEMENTSCLCFLHKPSVSKMRGSGAVCKQQSGLFSVSDSEFVYTDSTYYVDFDTAESLLNLLTELGPLSCEIDAYGDFLQALGPKATVEYTNNTTNVTKEESNLVEIRQKIFHLLRGTPLNVILLNNSKFYHVGTTSEYLFHLTEDEVLRTELGLLSSAFSVNMSEDSSGSCIMYSILDPSCSVGAGSVVEYSRLGAGVSVGGGSIISSCWIGPGESVPAGVFMHSVCVNHQEQTGFVTIFFGIKDNLKHSVHAPAFMEELRFFGFTLSKCLSFWEMDNESLRFSGGSCSLWNVCMFPVCCDQRSSFSVSLKMLQAILGGSTSLPPENTKFMSMQECLESKNLDEMLELRRRLRDDITQMKLNI